A genomic segment from Paramixta manurensis encodes:
- the hdfR gene encoding HTH-type transcriptional regulator HdfR, translating to MDTELLKTFLEVSRTRHFGRAAEALYLTQSAVSFRIRQLENQLGVNLFTRHRNNIRLTSAGERLLPYAESLMSTWLMAKKEVAHTQQHHELSIGASASLWEAYLTPWLQTLYQNRESLHLEARIAQRHLLVKQLHERQLDLLITTEAPKMDELTSQQIGHISLTLFRSRESEKREKYDYIKLEWGADFHQHESYLAGADDVPVLTTTSAHLTRQLLHTTGACAFLPDTWSRIYSDLVVIPDTPVAVRPLYAVWLQNSDQQSHIRQLLKFPVMTQ from the coding sequence GTGGATACGGAATTACTGAAAACCTTTCTTGAAGTGAGCCGGACCCGTCACTTTGGGCGCGCGGCGGAGGCGCTTTATCTGACACAGTCAGCCGTGAGTTTTCGCATTAGGCAGTTAGAAAATCAATTAGGTGTCAATCTCTTTACCCGACACCGGAATAACATCCGCCTAACGTCTGCAGGGGAGCGCCTGCTTCCCTATGCCGAGAGTTTAATGAGTACCTGGCTAATGGCCAAAAAGGAGGTCGCGCATACTCAGCAGCATCACGAACTCTCCATTGGGGCCAGCGCATCATTATGGGAAGCCTATTTAACCCCTTGGTTACAAACGCTTTATCAAAATCGGGAAAGTTTACATCTGGAGGCCCGTATTGCTCAGCGGCATTTGTTGGTAAAGCAGCTTCATGAGCGCCAGCTTGATTTACTCATCACTACTGAAGCACCCAAAATGGATGAACTTACCAGCCAGCAGATAGGGCATATTTCGCTAACGCTGTTTCGTTCGCGTGAGAGTGAGAAACGAGAAAAGTATGATTACATTAAACTGGAATGGGGAGCCGACTTTCATCAGCATGAGAGCTATCTGGCGGGCGCGGATGATGTACCGGTACTGACTACCACTTCAGCGCATTTAACGCGCCAGTTGCTGCATACTACCGGCGCTTGTGCCTTTTTACCGGATACGTGGAGCCGCATCTACTCGGATCTGGTGGTAATTCCGGATACGCCAGTGGCCGTGCGTCCGCTGTATGCCGTGTGGCTGCAGAATAGCGATCAACAGAGCCATATTCGTCAGTTGCTGAAATTTCCGGTGATGACGCAGTAG